acatgtcaggctgcatgtctacgacacatgcaggacgccacaaCTCCTCCCAAATGTCTGGCTGCATGACTATAattcatgcaaggcgccacagcagcacacacatgtcgatcaacatgcttcggttgcatgcgcgaaGACActtcgtgcttctacatgtcaggctgcatgtacagcttccatgcacggcgacaactcgagcttctggagacactcagctttttagatggttgacaccacgttctgaacccatgcaacgagccactcgagcttctcggtccattggcCTGATTTCGGTCCTTCCGGTAAATTTCTGGCCCGCGAttaatcccgaatatttttatgctcccgttctgatgttctgaatatttttgataaactCCAGACTGCATTATAACCTTGACGgtaatatttcccgagcctctgGCTTCTCCGAAAAATATTACagaataccgaaattagggtttcgtcCAATtttgggttttcccgtcgtgcttcgatcccgtcgtgcttgattcccgtcgtgcttgattcccgtcctgcttaattcccatgctgcttccaatgtcttcgaaataATATTTCGCTGACACGAAGTTCCGCAGAAAACTTCGTACTGAAGAAACGTCGTTCTTCTAAAACGTCGAgtttctaaaccgtcgtgcttccaaaattgttatgcttccaaaacatctATCTCATCAATCTaggacatcttctaactatggtcgaacAACTTATTTgactcatagttcactcacgatcacttcttcgcccacctcgtactttaaaacttctcgatcgatccttattgcccgcgactcgaccaccacaaagattcTCGatcattctctctttttttttaacgggtttctacaggAACTGTCGAGGTTTAGGCAATGACTTGCCAGTTCGACGCCTAAAGGAGATAAATAGAAAATATCTCTCCGACATCATTCGTCTTTCAGAAACCAAGTAGCACAATGACTTTATTCGAGATGTGGGGGAGGGCGGGGGCACAGTTGGGGTTTCTACATTATGTATTGGACTTATTGGTTTCTTAGTTATCTACTGGAAGCACGATGTACAGATTTCCCTTTTAAGGGGGCACAATTGGGGTTTCTACATTATGTATCGGTTCCTCCTATTGTACTTATTGGTTTCTTAGTTATCTACTGGAAGCACGATGTACAGATTTCCCTTTTAAGCCAGTCTAGTAATCTCATCGATTTTAATGTCCTAAGTAATGAATGTTCTTTCTATTTGTCTTTTGTCTATGATATATCATCCAAATCCAGCCATTAGACATCACAAATAGAAAAGGATACAAAGAATAgggacaagaagaagaaagcaaccGTGGTTCATTCTTGGAGATTTTAGTGATATCCACGGTAACCAAGAGAAAATTGGAAGGAGAACTCGGCCACAAATCTATTTCCATAATTTCAGAGACTTGGTCCGAAATAGTGACTTCACCGGCTAAAATCTATTGAGAATAGATTTTCCTCGGTTGGTCAAAGAGGTCATCATCATGTGCAGTTCTGCCTTGACAGAACTATGGTAAATAGTAAGCTGTTTGAAGAATTTCATATTTCTGAAACATAGTATTTAGCATTGGTGAGTCTGATCACAGACCTAGGGTGACTTACATCTCCTACGAAAGAGATGAACCAAAATGGATATTCAGATATGACAGTCGTATGAATGGAAAGAAGGGGTTTACAAAATCGAAAACACGGTTGGAAAGGCACTGGACAAGCTCAATTACTAGATATGACTCTGTCTCAACGTCTCTGGAGATGTCGTAGTCAAATCTCTCAGTTGAAAAAGACTAACCGCATTCATCGGGAGAAGGTGTAAATATTCTCAAAAGTCGCTTGGACAATGCTATTGGCTCCAGTCCAGCTTCAATTGAGGAGGAAGTCTTTTGGGAACAAAAAAGTAGGATAACATGGTTGAGATATGGAGACAAAATTACTCAGCACTTTCACGAGATTACTAAAGCaaagagaaacagaaacaaCATCACAGCTATTCAAAATCCTGATGGTGTAATACAGAGAGGTAAACAAAACATAGCTAAGGTTGCCTAAGAGTACTTTCAGAAGCTTAACTCATCTGATACTGTGACACCAAATCAGTTTGAAGAAATATTTAGCAGTTTGAAGAAACGAGTTACTGATGATATGACTAAAGATTTAATACGTTTAGTAACACCAGAGAATATCCAGACGGCTATCTTTGATATTATGTGCTCGATGTTTTTTTTGGCTATCTTCTACCACCAATATTGGAATGAATTAAAACCGGAGATCAATGATGAAGTTATAGAGCTTGTTGAGGAAGGTACACTAGATTAATCCCTCAACCCCACTCATCTTTGTCTCATCCCAAAAATTGATCTTCCGACTGGAATGACGGGTTCATGCCCATTGCAGTGCCATATGTTTTTTCCGCAAAAAtcgtaaaattttgtttttctgtcGAAACCAAAAATCACATTTTCCTGCCAAGCGAAAAATTGCATTTTATTAAGTATTAATGGTAAATtgtaaacttaaaaatattgtGTGTATACTAAATTTGTATTGTCTAAATGTTGCGAGAAAtagttaatcacaaaaataatatattgattaataaaattaaatatgtttttaatatttgtaaaaatggatactaaacccaaaccgtagaAACGTGTAAATGTGTTCTTTCAGGTCTAACTAATAATTATCTTACTTGCATTGAGTTAAAACATGAATATACCGTTTTCCCCGCATAAACATAAAAGAGACATGTTGAATATATTCGATTATTGAGCAAAGGAAAGCACGTGAGCCCGTGAGTGCATGGGATCAGGCGTCGAAGGCGGTAAATAGAGGAAGAGCAGGTGACAGTAACATAGAAAGACGGTGATCGAGAAGTGGCCGTCCCTGAGATCCACGCCTCCTTCGCCATATTGAAAAAATCATTAACAAAGTacttgaaattttgaagaacTAGCCGACAATGTTTTCAGTAGATGGATCCAGCATGCAAAGACACCATACACGTAAAAAAAATCCGCCAGAGGGTCCACACGTTTGAGTGACGACGCTTCTAGTTTCAAAGAGCCGTGCGTGTGTTATAAACTTAATAGTCTTATAATTAAATTTCAGACGAAATAAAGAATCCTAATAATTTCACATATATGGCTTACGATTTAAAAACAGTTCTTATTGTTTTGTTCGTTTAAATAACTAGTTCTTCACTCGAATCAATTGAGAAACATCGCCCAAATACGCgcctttttttattgtttaacaACCCCTAATCACCAACTTTTTCGTTTATTTTATTTCGATCTTTGACGCAAGTACAACTTGATCAATATATAAAACTGGAAGATATGGTTTGAACGTACGAAACGTGAAAGTTGCTTTTAATTCAAGCCGCCAGTGGTTTTGGAGTATTGACATTAAGACTCGTGGAGGAGAGTTTTAAGTTGACaatctttttttcctttgacAACGATTCTTTTTTCGTCCCTCGCGTGCGTAAAAACCTAAGTTTCCATGTCGGTTTACATCTCCTGATACTtcagaaacataaaaatatctaatGGCACCTAGAATTTGGATTATAAAACAACCACATGGATATTATAACTGCAAAactgatatattaatattagtgATAAAAGGGGATATATATACTTGTttgtaatataaaatattagaaaaatatcAACGACGGCGAAACAACAGATATATTACATCCCGTATCTGTGTTTCCAAAATAGAAGTCAAATTATAACGTAATTTGACCCAATTGAAACAATCATTACAAGTGACATTTCGTTGtagtaatttaataatatacatcaattaaaatattcaataaatggAAGGTAGAACAGCTTGGATTACATTATTTGTATCGACATCAAACCTAAACCTTCCTTGATATACATGTACGAGGTAGAATGGAAGCTAGTAGAATTCGTTATAAGTTGGCTGTAAAGGCCATAAAGTAATGACAACGAGTGGTCGGTAAGATTATACACATGtagataataaataaacattttttttgcagGATAATACATCGATCGAGGTTAGAAATAGTAAATTGGCTACTACATGCCGTTTATATTTGACGATTCCCATTTATGGAAAATTTCTTCAACCTTCAtggttttaaaagaaaactctTTTAGTGTTAACAATCGTTTACTTAATAATATGAAACTAGATTTGACCCACGATTTGAAATTGCAAGATTATTttctaacaaaatttatttttaatatattttttgttgagttaagatttgtttccttatttaataaactaaattaattaaaaaattactttaaaattaaataagcaATGTcatgatattataaataaattaaacactAATGACATAATCTAATAGAAATTCTAATTTATGAGTATAGATATCAAAGCTGGTCGGAAAAAGGGCGCAATGGAGGCGGAAGGAAAGGGGAGAGAGaagaacatatatatagactatgtttactaatgaacaaaataaaatcaattttcttaaatCTTTTGCAAACATTTAAGATGGCAGATTGTAATAAACATATAGTGGTAATAATCGTCATatgataattattattttcgatTTGGGGAAACACtatcttcaaatattttcttccAATTTTATAAAGATAGACATTATTATTATCGTCTACCCCTTCATACCTATTAGTTTTAtccatttttaatgtttatacCAATTTGGATTATTTGTTCCgaaaaaatgatattaaaatcGGCAGTAAGGTAGAAATCCTTgtttattactccctccgttttttattgtaagtagttttactTAAAAACacgaatatttagaaaattgttatttaatagaatatatcatttaaccaattaattcaaccaattattaaaaatttatcattatttCATTTGTCACATAATatccaataaatgaaaaaaatacattgaaatatgtaaactacttatattgtgaaacaaactttttttgttaaaaatacttACATTTAGAAACGGAGGAAGTAATAATCTAGCATTTCTTGAAAACtcacaataataaattatttagtgGATACAAGAGATGTTCAAAAGCTAGTAAGATgcaaaagataaatgtcaaccATGGTTTGAAGAGAATGCAACAACATCGAGGAAATATAATCACTACATACTCCGATGACACCTCAAGCCTTAACTTTGCAGAGCATATATTTAGTCGATGGTTCGTGGACTTCTAAGACACATTTTAGTTGATGTGTGTGTTGAAAGACTTTTCAAAGCGTGAACAACTTTTGggattagaaaataaaaagagacgTGACTCATCTCTGCACATGGAGCTGTAAACAGTAACATGAACTATGCAAAATATGTTTCAATATTCAATATGTCAACATTTTAGAGCATACTGCGATGATATAATTTTATCGATTAAAGACCCAACAACATGACCAATTTTTAACTAATTGAAGGAGTTCGCCGTTCTAAAGAAAAATTTCAAGATTTTAAAATTGTCTACCATCCTTGAACGTTAGACTGCTAATTTATTGGAACCCTTTGGTTGTTGGAACTCTTTTTTTTGGAGTTGTTTTGTGTAACAAACTTTATCAATCAAATTTTAGATGGAAAAAGACTGCTAATTTATTAACTAAGACTACATGCGTTTTTCatattagtttgtttttttgtggTTGTTTATTCTCATATTACTTTTCAGACCATCTCTTGTTTGATCAGTAGAATAGTTTTTGATGTACAAAAACATTTCAGATATATTggtaagaatatataattttgtactCCATTTTTCTTGATTTAGGAGTTTTTCATTTCACAaattaaaaacgactataatgTTTTACGACATCAATTttatagaataaatatattaagggtcaaaacaatcatatatattcagtttaacaaatatatatatatatatatatatatatgtattcattacaagagaagaaaatattgaaggtaatttatatcaatttgtttttgaaagGAACACGCATTGATGAGAGAGACGCACAGtgcgagttttttttttttacgaacgCGGACAACGAGTAAGAAGAACAGTTGGCTCTCTCCCAAGACCACCGTGTTGTACTTGTATTAATACACACGAAAACTATCTCAAAGCAAAAACGCGGAAGAGCTCTTAAACGACATCGTTAAGAGGGAGATTCTTGCTTGGCCTATAGagagttcttcttctcttttgcaTTAGTCATGGCCACACGCAGTCTCTCTTTCTTCAGAGTTCTTCTCCTCTTTCTCACACTCTCAGGTTATTTCTCCTTCACTTTATTAATCTTTTATAAcctttttatccaaaatattttgaattcggattttatttttcaatttttcttacaAATCAGTGAGAAGTAACGGCCAAGGAGTAGGAATCAACTACGGCCAAATCGCAAACAACCTCCCATCTCCGGCGAGAGTTGCAGTTCTCCTTCGATCACTAAACATCACAAGAGTCAAACTCTACGACGCAGATCCAAACgtcctcttctccttctctaactCCCAAGTCGATTTCATGATCGGACTAGGCAACGAGTTTCTCCAAAACATGTCGACCGACCCAACCAAAGCTCAGAGTTGGATCCAGCAACGACTCCAACCACACATCTCAAAAACACGTATAACTTCAATCGTTGTCGGAAACGAAATCTTCAAAACCAACGATCATGTCCTAATCTCAAGTCTCTTACCGGCAATGAAAGCGGTTTACTCTGCTCTAGTCAATCTCGGTTTAGAGAAACAAGTAACAGTAACGTCAGCTCATTCACTAGACATGCTTCAGACGTCGTACCCTCCTTCGTCCGGATCATTCAAAGAAGAGTTCATTCCATATCTTCAACCTCTTCTTGATTTTCACTCTCAGATCAAATCTCCTTTCTTGATCAACGCTTACCCTTTCTTTGCTTACAAAGACAGTCCTAAAGAGATTTCTTTAGAGTACGCTCTGTTTCAGCCGAACCAAGGGATGGTTGATTCGAACACGAATCTTCATTACGACAACATGTTGTTCGCTCAAGTCGATGCGCTGTATTCGGCTATTAAAGCGTTGGGACATACAGATGTTGAGGCTCGGATCTCCGAGACGGGATGGCCTTCTAAAGGAGAGGAGAATGAGATCGGAGCTTCGCCGGAGAACGCGGCGCTTTATAATGGGAACTTGTTGCGGTTGGTTCAGGAGAGGAAAGGAACTCCGGCGAAGCCATCTGTTCCGATTGATGTTTACGTTTTTGCTCTGTTCAATGAGAATCTTAAACCGGGTCCGATTTCTGAGAGGAATTATGGATTGTTTTTTCCAGATGGTAAACCGGTTTATAATGTTGGGTTGCAGGGTTATCTCCCTGATATTATCTACAGTTCCAGCGCAACTACTATCAAGGTAAATCCATTTTTATTCAAAAGGTTTCAAATTTCTTTGTCCGGTTTTCAAatcttgatcttttttttttgtttctcacaacaacattttaaaaatcttgATTTTTACATGTTCAACAAAAATGAAGCCCTGAATCTTAGAATTTCTTCACTtgtaaaaaaacttagttttttcTTGAACTTAAACGTATTTTACGATTTCTGTTATTGCTTAAGAATTTACAATTTTAcgtaaatttgaattttataaaaccaaacattcaacaaaaaaaactacatttaCTATGAGTTTATTTTGTGAAATCAGTTTCATATTGGCGGAAGGTTTGCTTTAGATGTATTCTCGAATTAGAAAATTTTAACCAGCAAAAGTACACTTCGTTTTGTAGTTTTGTTATTGTAAAAATTGTAAAGGTTTTAgccttttttttcaaaaaaaaaaaaaattgtaaaggTTTTACTAAAAGTTTGAGAATGACTATTAAACTTCTatggttttataaattatatattttatcccAAAAACTCGTAATCAATTATTTATGACTAATTTTTGCCTTTTTTTAAAAGTGTTTTTTGgcttataaatttttgttagTGGTTTAGTAACTAAGCATAAGAAGTTGTAGAGTCatgattttcttatatgttatgaTTAAAGTCTACGAAtatatctctttttctttctttttgacaTTAAGAATACATCTACGTGAAAACACAATTGATAATAATGTGGATGTTGAATGATTGTGCAGATCTTGAATGTGTGGAGAGCCGTGATGGGTTTGGCTGTAGCGGGGATGATACTCGATATGGGCGTCAAAATGAAGATGAGATAAGCTTAGCTTGTGTCCTTGTCTGTCCTTATAGGTTTTTATTTACAAGAAAAttattgttgtagttgtagGTGCGGTATACAATTCTTTGACATGTGCTGTtacacaataaaaacaaaatttcaatcCGTAATtagaaaattgttaaaatagACAATTTTGTTAATTATGGTAAACAAATTATATGTCAATAAATATACCTCCTGTTAACGCGTActtaaataatagaataatgAACTGCTAAATTTATCCATTTAGTGATCCAATATAaccaatcaacttctatattcAAATTTACtttctaacttattttttttttaacttttgaaaAACCAGTTTACGTAAAtatactctctcttttttttaacaccacGTAAATATGCTAAATGTGTTGCAAGGttacaagtatttttttttggggtcatACAACTTGCCAACTTGGGttatctccaaaaaaaaaaaaaaaattcatatgctAAATGTGTTACAAGGTTATGTGGGTCATACAACTTGGgttatctcaaaaaaaaaaaaaaaaaaaaaacttgggtTATCTCCAACTTTCAATCGTGCATGTGAATCTGTTCttgtaatataaaaaatgttccACACAACTTCATCTATACAAAAGTCCATTGTACCATCAatcatatattaagaaaattgtCAAAAAGTCGGTTTGTTTCTTTCCACAATTCTGTTCATTCCCTCTCCGGCATTTCTACGCAATAGGGGGTCGCAACAGCGTTTTTTGTTCTCAAATATCTAAGTGTCTAAATGTAATTTCCAAGTAAGAGGgttttttgacaaaaagaatttctgtatatatatctataataataaatgcGACTTTTCTTCCTCTTTATGAAGCCACATCAGCAATGTGCATAAGGCAAATTCAATCACGTGGCATCCCATAGAAAATCAGTTGAAGATTCAAagacaaaattttgttttaaaacagatgaaggaaaaataaaattattttgtgacGTAAATTTCATAGAAGATCCAAATGTTCGTGAATATTTTCAAGTAAAGAAAGCACATATTTTACAAAAACGCGGTCACCAGCAACAAAATCAGCAAACTCCTCCTCCATCCACGtcgtttggacaatattttaacaatttttgtgGATCCGGAATTAATTTACCGGAGTATTAAGTTGTTTCAACATGTtttattcattaatatttaagtaTTAAGTTGTTTCaatatttaagtttaattttaatatgttatcaatatgtaaaattatgttaaacttttaataattaaattttaattaatagttttaattatcaatataaaattttagatatcattcattaaataaaaagtctgactttaaaataaaataattagtatgtaaacataaaataattagatatttttttatttattttatttataattataaaaattaaaaattagtatgtaaacaaaaatctgtgcatttatatgtaaaaattatatttcttcataaacatgtattttagttataataaaaaaaagttaaaagattattttgtaaataaaaaaatacatctctattatagataaatgctattttttctcctaaatataaaggaaaaaatagcaatctctattatAGGGGAAGAAATAGAGGTAGATTGGAATAGATTTTCCTCTATTATAGCATATAGAGACAAATATAAGgatgagttggagatgctctgtATCCTTTTTTTCTCTTCGAGGACAAGGTAGATCTTTTATGGGAGGTATTGATAAACTGAGAGTTTTTATGGCTTTTACAAATAGGAAACTGAGATCAGGTGGTCGCAGAGCAAATGAAATAGAGGTTAGGAAAAGTGGCTAAGAGGATTGAGAAGGATGAAAATACTCTAGCCGAGacaaagtttaatatttaaaaaaaaatgattgttgACTATATGAAATATTTGCCATCACATGCCTAACCATACAAACTAAACTAATGTATATCTAGCAACACGAAGTATATATTATGCATGACAACATCTCTCAACTTAATGATGTTATGTAGTTAAGATCAcgagtttaatttaatttatctaaaaattaatGTGGATGTCAGAGACTGTTTAATTCTCccgtttttatcaattaaaatatgatgTACCTGACGTTAATTGaactaaatatgaaaattatataagatattattgaattttgaagtaaatatgaaattatataagatattatttaattttgtttttaaattattttaatctgtTTTCTTATTAActctttataaaatttatgtaattcgtttgattaattgtgtgaaatatacttatttgatcaaatttttattataaaacttgTTTCATGTCAATTAACTGACTCTAACATTTATttgtttgatataaaattaattaaattaatgaattattttatttatattttcataaacaaaaacttcattcatttaaaaatgtatcaaataaatgtatcaaataagtatatatcacacAATTAATCAAACGAATTACTAGAATAATTtcataagaaaacatattaaaataattaaaaaaataaattacataatatcacaaaaaactttcatatttaatataaataaataaaataattatatatttttcaaatacactaaaataaaaatgttaaaacactaattatcaaaaaatgttaaaacatattgatttggtaaattagattttgataaaaatattcttGCGCTTTTAAAATGTGGATCAAATCTTATTTAGTTAAATTACGGCCTGACATATTTTAATTGAtgaaatgaaatatttaaaCAGTCTTTGATATCTACATCAATTTTCTGGATGAACGAAATTAAACTCGTGATGTTAACTACGTAACATCATCAAGTTGAGGGTTGTTATCATGCATAACATATACTTTGCGTAGCTAGATATACATTACTTTAGTTTGTATGGTTAACCATACGATGACCAATACTTTTTGTagttatttttactattttaaattaTCTCAGTTATGCTAAGTGATGGCGTGTTGATATTTACTATTGGTCACTGTggcatttattttttatttttagtgttCAGACCCGAACATACATACGAGAGGCCTTATCACTTTTCTTTACTTTTAGTGACGTAGAGACTGCTGTTCGTTTCTCCGTCCAGATGAGTCTGGAAATAAGAGTTTTGTTCGTTTAAGTATTAAAAGTACAAATTATGTGGATGGCTCATATGGatgagttttaaaaatttagccTTAATTTTGAAAACCAGCTAGTTAATCCTAATTGAACCATTTAGATGGAAATAATTATGTCAAATTTAGATGGAAATAGTTATGTCAAAATGGTACAAGTTCTGTTATATccctaattaattgacaaattACAAACACAACCCTAATATCATTTTATTACTCACGGAAAATGACAAAACTGCAAAAAACGATTTTttcaccaaaaccacaaaaaacatttttcccCGCCAAAGCTAAAATAGTGTTTTTCTtgccaaaactgaaaatttcatttttttctacgAAAACCAAAACATctcgttttcccgcaaaaaccgaaaatcttgtttttccacaaaaaaacaaaaatcttgtTTCCCGTCAAAACTAAAAAGTATCGTTTTCATGTTAAAatcaaaaattgtattttcccaccaaaaccgaaaTTTCGCTTTCCAccgcaacaaaaaaaaaatgtttcccCACAACCAGAAAAtgttgttttcccgcaaaaaccgaaaaatttaattttcccaccaaaaaagaaaatagcattttcccgtcaaaactgaaaaatcgcattttcccgccaaaatcg
The window above is part of the Brassica napus cultivar Da-Ae chromosome C3, Da-Ae, whole genome shotgun sequence genome. Proteins encoded here:
- the LOC106401345 gene encoding glucan endo-1,3-beta-glucosidase 14; the encoded protein is MATRSLSFFRVLLLFLTLSVRSNGQGVGINYGQIANNLPSPARVAVLLRSLNITRVKLYDADPNVLFSFSNSQVDFMIGLGNEFLQNMSTDPTKAQSWIQQRLQPHISKTRITSIVVGNEIFKTNDHVLISSLLPAMKAVYSALVNLGLEKQVTVTSAHSLDMLQTSYPPSSGSFKEEFIPYLQPLLDFHSQIKSPFLINAYPFFAYKDSPKEISLEYALFQPNQGMVDSNTNLHYDNMLFAQVDALYSAIKALGHTDVEARISETGWPSKGEENEIGASPENAALYNGNLLRLVQERKGTPAKPSVPIDVYVFALFNENLKPGPISERNYGLFFPDGKPVYNVGLQGYLPDIIYSSSATTIKILNVWRAVMGLAVAGMILDMGVKMKMR